AGGACTCATATTTGATTTTTGAACAAAACTCAGTACACCTTTATTCCTTCTTCCCAGTCCCCAGTCCCCAGTCCCCAGTCCCTTACCTCTACGAGTGATTCAGAAATCAAATCGGATTGCTATATAGTTTTTATCGGTCACTTATCAGAACGTGATTGGAAAGGTGTTCGTGCTTGTCTGAAAATAGCTCTTGCTGAGTTAGATGAGTTGAATCCATTGTCAGATCAATCATCTACCTCATAGTGCGATCGCATTCCTCACAAGCTAAAACCTCAGTAGACAAGCTTGGATATCTTCGAGTTCGAGATCGGGAAAATCCTCTAAAATCTCAGAAACACTGACATTTTCAGCTAACATTTCTAAAATGTCACTCACACGAATTCTCATACCTCGAATACAACGACGACCACCACACTGCCCAGGAGTTTGAGTAATGCGAGTTAATAAATCAGGCTTTGAGTTCATGCAAATATTTTAATAGTAGTAGAGTTAGACTAATAGGATAGTAAGCGTGATCGCCCAGACATAATCACTTTTTAACTAAAATAAAACTTTACAATAGATATTAGGGCTTTTCTACAAAATTTTATGCCTGTAAACTATCAAAATATTATTACAATTGAACCAGAAAAGCGGAGTGGTAAACCTTGTAAGCTAATCGTCATTTAAATTGCATAATTTTCATGCTGGTAAAAGCTGCAAACCCTCTCCCTTGCCCCCTGCGGCCTCAATGTGCTTTCTTATATGCTTAACAGCTTATTCGTGGGATGCGAATTACTGTATATGATGTTTTATCTTATCTTGCATCTGGTATGACATACGAGGAAGTACTAAGAGGATGTTTTAAAAGTTCTCTGGTCGGTAGTAAAACGTTTTAGATCCCTCTAAATCTCCCTTTTTAAGGGAGACTTTGATTCAGGTTCCCCCCTTTTTAAGGGGGGTTAGGGGGATCTAAAAGTGCCTAAAGTCACAGCAAAACACTTTTAAAACAACCTCTAAATGACTTTCCTTATTTAACCCAAGAGGATATTTTAGCTTGCCTTAGTTATGCAGCTGTTCGAGAAGTTTAGTATTTAAACCGTTATGAGCGCAAGTTATAAAGCAGATTTTAATTTGTGGATTGAGCATACAGCCGAACTATTACGGGAACATCGCTGGCTGGAAATCGATGTAGAAAATTTGATTGAAGAGGTTCAAGACTTGGGTAAAAGCGAAAGGCGAGCAATTGTTAGTCAATTAGCTTGCCTGCTGTTGCATCTACTCAAGTGGCAATATCAACCTCAGCGTCGTTCAGATAGCTGGCTCGATTCTATCACTGACGCTCGTACCCAAATTGATTTAACTATTAAAGATAGTCCCATTCTCAAGAATTATGCTATGGAACAACTTGAGGAAAGCTATCAAAGAGCGCGTTGCCAAGCCGCCAAGCAAACAAAGCTAGAAATTTCTGTGTTTCCAGAAGATTGTCCCTATTCTTTAGAGTTAGTTTTGGATGAAGACTGGCTACCATCAGCTAGCGAGTGAGATTTGGATTCGAGCGATCGCTCTAACGATAACACTAACAGAAGTTATACCAATTTGAAAAATGATTGCTACAAATGGAAGATTGGTAGGGGCGGGTTTAAAAATATTA
Above is a window of Nostoc sp. UHCC 0702 DNA encoding:
- a CDS encoding DUF433 domain-containing protein, with amino-acid sequence MRGMRITVYDVLSYLASGMTYEEVLRGCFKSSLVGSKTF
- a CDS encoding DUF433 domain-containing protein, which gives rise to MNSKPDLLTRITQTPGQCGGRRCIRGMRIRVSDILEMLAENVSVSEILEDFPDLELEDIQACLLRF
- a CDS encoding DUF29 domain-containing protein; translation: MSASYKADFNLWIEHTAELLREHRWLEIDVENLIEEVQDLGKSERRAIVSQLACLLLHLLKWQYQPQRRSDSWLDSITDARTQIDLTIKDSPILKNYAMEQLEESYQRARCQAAKQTKLEISVFPEDCPYSLELVLDEDWLPSASE